The Rhizobium sp. ZPR4 DNA segment CGGCGTGAACATGGTCGCCGAATTCTCCAAGGCCTACAAGGCGCTCGGCGGCACCATCGTCTCGACCACCCCCTACAACGAGAAGCAGTCGAGCTATGCCTCGGAAGTGACCGCCGGCATGGGCGGCGATCCGGACGGTCTTTACCTCGTCAGCACGCCCGTCGACGGCGCGACCATTGCCCGCACCTGGATCTCGCAGGGCGGCCCGCAGAAATTCCTGCTCAATGACGGCATGAACAGCCCTGACTTCATCGATTCCGTTGGCGCAGATTATCTGAAGGAAGCCTACGGCACCTCCTCGGGCACGAACCCGACCCCGTCGACCGATTACTTCAACAAGAACTACAAGGATTTTTCGGGCATCGAGCCGACCAATCCGGCCGCTGACCGCGCCTATGATGCCGGTGCGATCGTTGGCCTCGCGCTTGCTATCGCCGGCGATGACACCTCGAAGCTGAAAGACGATATCTACAAAGTCGTCGACCCCAAGGGCACGCCGATCTATGCCGGCAAGGATGAGTTCGCCAAGGCACTTGGCCTCATCAAGGAAGGCAAGCCGATCCGCTATGAAGGCGTCATCGGCCCGGTCTCCTTCGATCAGTATGGCGACATAACCGGTCCCTTCCGCCTCTGGAAGATTGCCGACGGCAAGGTCGCGACCGATGGCCAGCTGTCGATGGAGGACATCGCCGCCGTCAAGGACAAGCTCAAGTAGGTCAGCCTTTCCGCAAACGGCGAGGCGCACTGTACGGTGCGCCTCGCGTGAAAACATCCTGGCGCGCACCCCTCAGCGGCTGATCGGTCGAGAACGCCATCCGGCATAGTTATTGAGAGATCATCCGCTGATGCCCAGCAACGTTGCCAATCCGACCTTATGGACACTGACGGCAGGGCCAACTCCCGAACTTTCGTGCGCTATGCCTTCCCGCTCAGACGTCATCGTGATCGGCGGCGGCTTCACCGGCCTGACCGCAGCGCTTCACATTGCTCGCGCCGGCCGATCCGTCATCGTCCTCGAGGCCGGGCGATTGGGTGCCGGTGCGAGCGGCATGAATGCCGGCTTCGTCGTGCCGAATTTCGCCAAGGCGGATCCGGCAACCGTCCGCCAGAAGCTGCCACACGGCAAGGCGGATGCGCTGTTATCGCTGGTCGGCGCGGGTGCCGACGAGGTCTTTGCGACGATCGCAGACGAGGAGATTTCCTGCGACGCAGCGCAGACCGGCTGGCTGCAGCCGGCCTATGGCGACGATATGGCTGCGATCTTGCGCCAACGGGCAAAGGATTGGACGGAGCTTGGCCGTCCGGTCGGGTTTCTCGATGCCAGCGCCATCCGAAGCGAAACCGGCATGGATATCTATTCCGGCGGACTGCTCGATCATTCCGGCGGCACCCTCCATCCATTGAATTATCTCTACGGGCTTGCGCGCGCGGTGACCAAGCGCGGCGGCGTGATCCGTGAGAGCAGCAGGGTCGAGCGTGTC contains these protein-coding regions:
- a CDS encoding ABC transporter substrate-binding protein; protein product: MKKTIFQITTALALLTAAGVANAADCKVTVGLVMELTGPAGEYGQAGAKSVEMAFRDINAAGGAHGCDLVTDTRDSQSQGNVAVDAATQLVQVKKVPAIIGGIISSVTIPILTSVTAPAKIVQVSPAASSPTLTALGRDGKTNGIFFRTITSDSLQGIAAAKYAIDKGFKKLAIIHVNNDFGVNMVAEFSKAYKALGGTIVSTTPYNEKQSSYASEVTAGMGGDPDGLYLVSTPVDGATIARTWISQGGPQKFLLNDGMNSPDFIDSVGADYLKEAYGTSSGTNPTPSTDYFNKNYKDFSGIEPTNPAADRAYDAGAIVGLALAIAGDDTSKLKDDIYKVVDPKGTPIYAGKDEFAKALGLIKEGKPIRYEGVIGPVSFDQYGDITGPFRLWKIADGKVATDGQLSMEDIAAVKDKLK